A genomic region of Primulina huaijiensis isolate GDHJ02 unplaced genomic scaffold, ASM1229523v2 scaffold42415, whole genome shotgun sequence contains the following coding sequences:
- the LOC140969616 gene encoding protein XRI1-like, whose translation MSNDNENDPWDWQCHEYNIEDSTNIEISKWHLGGVEQNEDRFCSILDDETTPVKACGDLTCHVIEKSWEVTGKEESEQCREPSSQAKRRRMLQFESEVLNAPLYNDDIFLRSKERQDSLEDNMHDMSEWVAGFADGALASNNECLDPSFEGWISDYFNDAEIHCSAEDICDPSGASDVQINITELCKMPPEYDANAVTNHPVTHRRSGAFKGRKSYMCTLPKPSSSVVYPFAFIKPCGAHGDMTLEDINQKLHAPPKSKQDQGDDPSVPYPTSAFSGKPVVGKTKIHTEGGEGSITIMRTKG comes from the exons ATGAGCAATGATAATGAAAA TGACCCGTGGGATTGGCAGTGTCATGAGTATAATATTGAGGACAGTACCAACATAG AAATATCTAAATGGCATTTGGGTGGAGTGGAGCAAAATGAAGACCGTTTCTGTTCTATATTAGATGATGAAACTACTCCAGTCAAGGCCTGTGGGGATTTAACTTGCCATGTAATTGAAAAAAGTTGGG AAGTTACTGGGAAAGAAGAGTCAGAGCAATGCAGGGAGCCTTCCTCTCAAGCAAAAAGACGTAGGATGCTTCAGTTTGAGTCTGAAGTTTTGAATGCACCTCTTTATAATGATGACATATTTTTAAGATCTAAG GAGAGACAGGATTCTCTTGAAGataatatgcatgatatgtCAGAGTGGGTTGCTGGATTCGCAG ATGGTGCATTGGCATCCAATAACGAGTGCTTGGATCCATCATTTGAAGGGTGGATTTCGGATTACTTTAATGACGCCGAGATACATTGCAGCGCTGAAGATAT TTGTGATCCATCTGGAGCATCTGATGTTCAAATCAACATTACAG AGCTTTGTAAAATGCCTCCAGAATATGATGCTAACGCGGTAACAAATCACCCCGTCACTCATCGTCGAAGTGGTGCTTTCAAAG GTAGAAAATCGTACATGTGCACGTTACCTAAACCATCATCATCTGTCGTCTATCCATTTGCTTTCATCAAACCCTGTGGTGCTCATGGAGACATGACTTTGGAGGACATAAACCAAAAATTACACGCTCCACCAAAATCAAAGCAAGACCAAGGAGACGATCCATCTGTTCCTTATCCCACATCAGCATTTTCAGGGAAGCCTGTGGTGGGAAAAACAAAGATTCACACAGAAGGCGGTGAAGGGAGCATTACAATTATGAGAACCAAAGGATAA